Proteins found in one Geomonas subterranea genomic segment:
- a CDS encoding cytochrome c biogenesis protein ResB, which translates to MAEIEAPDNDSEGERFPLEPRIHPVNKSLRAIYDFLASAKLAMVLLVAILTCCVVGVTLFRGQRSGEMIFDTMWFNGLLVFLIVNVACCFFGRIWGRRVTLTSFGMILFHLSFVAMFIGIIYNSLFFFRGSMRLTEGETVQNGERQSYDQVSMGRFFNVMWLKGETTLNAMHLSYKLDGVEKKRAYDITVGEGEVKKQETIYLTKNLKYRGFKFFPDQEGYSVLTVLYDKQGKELYGAYVPLQSLKHDANSTFYTTGTKAGPGSLTFPYAPEKPLFDLQVAYRPDPVQPKSGTAFFMVKPLGSPLSMADQQTFEKSQTPLGALYDAGEYRLSAREVRYWVSMKVSYEPGQIIVLSSLWVGLFGMILTTAGRMLKGRRDSLKG; encoded by the coding sequence ATGGCCGAAATAGAAGCACCCGATAACGACAGCGAAGGCGAGCGCTTTCCGCTGGAACCCCGCATTCACCCGGTAAACAAGAGCCTGCGCGCGATCTACGACTTCCTGGCCTCGGCCAAGCTGGCCATGGTCCTGCTGGTCGCCATCCTTACCTGCTGCGTGGTCGGTGTGACACTGTTTCGCGGGCAACGCTCCGGCGAGATGATCTTCGACACCATGTGGTTCAACGGCCTCCTGGTGTTCCTCATCGTCAACGTCGCCTGCTGTTTTTTCGGCAGGATCTGGGGGCGCAGGGTTACCCTGACTTCCTTCGGCATGATCCTGTTCCATCTCAGTTTCGTGGCGATGTTCATAGGCATCATCTACAACAGCCTGTTCTTCTTCCGGGGCTCGATGAGGCTTACCGAAGGGGAGACGGTCCAAAACGGGGAACGCCAGAGCTACGACCAGGTGTCGATGGGGAGGTTCTTCAACGTCATGTGGCTCAAGGGGGAAACCACCCTGAACGCCATGCACCTCAGCTACAAACTGGACGGCGTCGAAAAGAAGAGAGCCTACGACATCACGGTGGGTGAGGGGGAGGTGAAGAAGCAGGAAACCATCTACCTCACCAAGAACCTCAAATACAGGGGATTCAAATTCTTTCCCGACCAGGAAGGGTACAGCGTCCTGACCGTTCTCTACGACAAGCAGGGGAAGGAACTCTACGGAGCCTACGTCCCGCTGCAGAGCCTCAAACACGATGCGAATTCGACCTTCTACACCACCGGGACCAAGGCCGGCCCCGGCAGCCTCACCTTCCCGTACGCCCCCGAGAAGCCGCTCTTCGATCTTCAGGTGGCCTATCGGCCGGACCCGGTGCAGCCGAAGTCGGGAACGGCTTTCTTCATGGTGAAACCTCTTGGTTCCCCCCTGAGCATGGCGGACCAGCAGACCTTCGAAAAGAGCCAGACCCCGCTGGGGGCGCTATACGACGCGGGTGAATACCGCCTCTCCGCGCGAGAGGTCCGCTACTGGGTCAGCATGAAGGTGAGCTACGAGCCGGGCCAGATCATCGTGCTCAGCAGCCTCTGGGTCGGGTTGTTCGGAATGATACTGACCACCGCGGGCCGTATGCTGAAAGGGCGGCGGGATAGCCTGAAGGGATAA
- a CDS encoding phospholipid carrier-dependent glycosyltransferase, whose translation MKRNEIIIICLLFLLAFGLRFYEISYPDFKWGDEMAHVPAGTNYWLNGQFEPDNWEHPPLRHILMYGFLQLFGDNPYGWRMRNILFGAAACVLTYLFARNVSGGRKAALLAGVLLATDPLHIVMSRYTFEEIYGGAFFLAAIVLYQRHAGRSWLIAASAFFMGCALATKWYYVPCWLLIYLLLLRDNRNYRSVGTAFFITATYLFIPASVFIGSYYFWFMRGYTFSEFLQFIQDAYFSLQTYRPESYNPEMVFLSHTSALEWFIRSVTVGQGTFIGADRGEFILYMNSLPVWIATLPAMVFLAVLAQRRKSLELGLPVLLFLGTYSLFVGVKRPTFIYSAVPLLPFAFTAIGCLVTEVTGRVNARLYHLVLVTMLAWNLYLYPLATAKNVPVAPYQYLLDDSDAKLFRQ comes from the coding sequence ATGAAGAGAAACGAGATAATCATTATCTGCCTGCTGTTCCTGCTCGCCTTCGGCCTGAGGTTCTACGAGATATCCTATCCCGACTTCAAATGGGGCGATGAGATGGCCCACGTCCCCGCCGGAACCAACTACTGGCTGAACGGCCAGTTCGAGCCCGACAACTGGGAGCACCCGCCGCTGCGCCACATCCTCATGTACGGTTTCCTGCAGCTTTTCGGCGACAACCCGTACGGGTGGCGCATGAGGAACATCCTGTTCGGAGCGGCCGCCTGCGTGCTCACCTACCTCTTCGCGCGCAACGTGAGCGGGGGGAGAAAAGCCGCGCTGCTGGCGGGGGTCTTGCTGGCCACCGATCCCCTGCACATCGTCATGTCCCGCTACACCTTCGAGGAGATCTACGGCGGGGCCTTTTTCCTGGCGGCGATCGTGCTCTATCAAAGACACGCCGGGCGAAGCTGGCTCATCGCGGCGAGCGCCTTTTTCATGGGATGCGCCCTGGCCACCAAGTGGTACTACGTCCCCTGTTGGCTGCTGATCTACCTGTTGCTTCTGAGAGATAACCGGAACTATCGCAGCGTGGGGACCGCGTTCTTCATCACGGCTACCTATCTCTTCATTCCGGCGAGCGTGTTCATCGGTTCCTACTACTTCTGGTTCATGCGCGGTTACACTTTCAGCGAGTTTCTCCAGTTCATACAGGACGCCTATTTTTCGCTGCAGACCTACCGGCCGGAGAGCTACAACCCGGAGATGGTTTTCCTGAGTCACACCTCCGCACTGGAATGGTTCATCCGCTCCGTCACCGTCGGCCAGGGGACCTTCATCGGTGCCGACCGCGGCGAGTTCATCCTCTACATGAACAGCCTGCCGGTCTGGATCGCCACCCTGCCGGCCATGGTCTTTCTCGCGGTCCTGGCGCAGCGCCGAAAATCACTCGAGCTCGGCCTGCCGGTGCTGCTGTTTCTAGGGACCTACTCCCTCTTCGTCGGGGTCAAGCGTCCCACCTTCATCTACTCCGCGGTCCCGCTGCTCCCCTTCGCCTTCACCGCCATAGGCTGCCTGGTGACAGAGGTGACCGGGCGGGTCAACGCCCGTCTATACCACCTGGTCCTGGTGACGATGCTGGCCTGGAACCTTTACCTCTATCCGCTGGCGACGGCGAAAAATGTGCCGGTCGCACCCTACCAGTACCTGCTCGACGACTCCGACGCGAAACTGTTCCGGCAGTAG
- a CDS encoding glycosyltransferase family 2 protein, whose product MPGKDIAPMRTLSVIVPVYNEAAYIARVLEHVKQCGYPCQIIVVDDGSTDATADRLLAVEGITILRHDRNRGKGAAIRTALPKVQGDVVLIQDADLEYDPRDYRELLQPILEGKADVVYGSRFAGGGPHRVLFFWHMLGNTLLTFFSNMLTNLNLTDMETGYKVFTAEVAQRLVLKENRFGFEPEVTARVARMDLRIYEVGISYSGRKYAEGKKINWKDGISALRCIIKYNLFDRT is encoded by the coding sequence ATGCCCGGCAAAGACATCGCACCCATGCGGACGCTCTCCGTCATCGTTCCCGTGTACAACGAGGCGGCGTACATAGCCCGGGTGCTGGAACACGTGAAGCAGTGCGGCTATCCCTGCCAGATCATCGTGGTCGACGACGGCTCAACCGACGCTACCGCAGACAGGCTCCTTGCCGTGGAAGGCATCACTATCCTCAGGCATGACCGGAACCGGGGCAAGGGAGCCGCCATTCGCACCGCCCTCCCGAAGGTCCAGGGGGACGTGGTCCTGATCCAGGACGCCGACCTCGAATATGACCCGCGCGATTACCGGGAGCTTCTGCAACCGATCCTGGAGGGGAAGGCCGACGTGGTCTACGGCTCCCGCTTCGCCGGGGGAGGTCCGCATCGCGTCCTCTTCTTCTGGCACATGCTGGGCAACACGCTGCTCACCTTTTTCTCCAACATGCTGACCAACCTGAACCTGACCGACATGGAGACCGGCTACAAGGTCTTCACCGCTGAGGTGGCGCAAAGGCTGGTCCTCAAGGAGAACCGTTTCGGCTTCGAGCCCGAAGTCACCGCGCGCGTTGCCCGCATGGACCTGCGCATCTACGAGGTCGGCATTTCCTACTCCGGCAGGAAATATGCCGAGGGCAAGAAGATCAACTGGAAGGATGGCATTTCGGCTCTGCGCTGCATCATCAAATACAACCTGTTCGACCGGACCTGA
- the ccsA gene encoding cytochrome c biogenesis protein CcsA, with product MSTFCYIFGFIANYDKLFRAGLFSALAGFIPHVVAIAMRWAASGAGVTPFISISESLSLGVFMTVLIFLISEFTIKKVLPLGALVMPVAFVLLGWAGTLLKEVAATIAPALQSGWIWVHITGATIGFASVLLAAGMGFLYLFKERNDAGLAAKLPELATIDRLSYRFVAGGFIMYGLMIISGAYWSNTVKGNYWNWDPVEVWSLISWLIYGIYLHLRVTFGWRGTRLAWYSLIAVVVMIVSYWGIPFGVETFHAGFRIQH from the coding sequence TTGAGCACATTCTGTTACATCTTCGGTTTCATCGCGAACTATGACAAGCTGTTCCGCGCCGGCCTCTTCAGCGCCCTGGCCGGTTTCATCCCTCACGTGGTGGCGATCGCCATGCGCTGGGCGGCCTCCGGGGCGGGTGTTACTCCGTTCATCTCCATCTCCGAGTCGCTCAGCCTGGGCGTGTTCATGACCGTCCTCATCTTCCTCATTTCCGAATTCACCATCAAGAAGGTGCTCCCGCTGGGCGCGCTGGTCATGCCGGTGGCGTTCGTTCTTCTGGGGTGGGCCGGTACGCTGCTGAAGGAGGTCGCCGCCACCATCGCCCCCGCCCTGCAAAGCGGCTGGATCTGGGTGCACATCACCGGCGCCACCATCGGCTTCGCGTCGGTGCTCCTCGCGGCCGGCATGGGCTTTTTGTACCTCTTCAAGGAGAGAAACGACGCGGGGCTCGCGGCGAAGCTGCCGGAGCTGGCAACCATCGACCGGCTCTCCTACCGCTTCGTGGCCGGCGGCTTCATCATGTACGGCCTCATGATCATCTCCGGCGCCTACTGGTCCAATACCGTCAAGGGGAACTACTGGAACTGGGATCCGGTCGAGGTGTGGTCGCTCATCTCCTGGCTCATTTACGGGATCTATCTCCATCTGCGGGTCACCTTCGGCTGGCGCGGCACCAGGCTCGCCTGGTACTCGCTGATCGCCGTCGTGGTGATGATCGTCAGCTATTGGGGTATTCCCTTCGGCGTGGAAACCTTCCACGCGGGTTTCAGGATCCAGCACTGA
- a CDS encoding B12-binding domain-containing radical SAM protein, whose product MKLCIIFPPLPFGWTPVAPPILEYLAALTRQADPSIEIQLISGSATPDAYKSVECDLAAISILTPTAVSGYNIADSLRERGIKVVFGGMHASAMPEEAKGHGDAVVIGEAESCWPQVLKDFRAGTLQSFYKGEQLELTGMPTPLYGMLKNNHQFRIVNTSRGCPFNCTFCSVKPFFGAKIRFRPIEDVVRDVAAIPEKMYEIGDENIWWSSETTRAIELFTALKGSPKKYMAFGSLGPVLAPEGSRMLNAARESGLLSVWVGWDAISEHSLKAYKANGKIGVDRERAVRTLKDHGIDVSLFYMLGSREDTFDDFKRAIEVADRLGVSMHPSLVVPYPGTVLSREYEPYIYKDLGWEYYNGSYALFDHPDPMMTPELREEHFYISLLEQLSLPRVLRHMMKVPMAGFPYAHILSLMSQLPVRKGVKIAFEQWKANRESVRAKRQR is encoded by the coding sequence ATGAAACTTTGCATCATCTTTCCGCCGCTTCCCTTCGGCTGGACACCGGTTGCACCTCCCATCCTGGAATACCTGGCGGCGCTGACCCGCCAGGCGGACCCCTCCATCGAGATCCAGCTGATCAGCGGCAGCGCCACCCCCGACGCCTACAAAAGCGTCGAGTGCGACCTGGCCGCCATCAGCATCCTGACCCCGACCGCCGTTTCCGGTTATAACATCGCGGATTCGCTGCGGGAGCGCGGCATCAAGGTGGTCTTTGGAGGCATGCACGCCTCGGCCATGCCCGAGGAGGCCAAGGGGCACGGCGACGCCGTCGTCATCGGCGAGGCGGAGAGCTGCTGGCCGCAGGTCTTGAAGGACTTCCGCGCCGGGACGCTGCAGTCCTTCTACAAGGGGGAGCAACTGGAGCTCACCGGGATGCCGACGCCGCTCTACGGCATGCTCAAGAACAACCACCAGTTCCGCATCGTCAACACCTCCCGCGGATGCCCCTTCAACTGCACCTTCTGCTCGGTGAAGCCCTTCTTCGGCGCCAAGATCCGCTTCCGCCCCATCGAGGACGTGGTGCGCGACGTGGCGGCGATCCCCGAGAAGATGTACGAGATCGGGGACGAGAACATCTGGTGGTCCAGCGAGACCACGCGCGCCATCGAGCTCTTCACCGCGCTCAAAGGAAGCCCCAAGAAGTACATGGCCTTCGGGAGCCTGGGGCCCGTGCTGGCGCCGGAAGGGTCGCGCATGCTGAACGCCGCGCGTGAGAGCGGGCTTTTGTCGGTCTGGGTGGGGTGGGACGCCATCTCGGAGCACAGCCTCAAGGCGTACAAGGCCAACGGCAAGATCGGGGTGGACCGCGAGCGCGCAGTGAGGACGCTCAAGGACCACGGCATCGACGTCTCGCTCTTCTACATGCTGGGGTCGCGCGAGGACACCTTCGACGACTTCAAGCGTGCCATCGAGGTGGCGGACCGGCTGGGCGTTTCCATGCACCCGTCGCTGGTGGTCCCCTACCCGGGGACGGTGCTCTCCCGCGAGTACGAGCCGTACATCTACAAGGATCTGGGGTGGGAGTACTACAACGGCTCCTACGCGCTGTTCGACCATCCCGATCCGATGATGACGCCGGAGCTCCGCGAGGAGCATTTCTACATCAGCCTGCTGGAGCAGTTGAGCCTCCCCAGGGTGCTGCGGCACATGATGAAGGTCCCCATGGCCGGCTTCCCCTACGCGCACATCCTGTCGCTCATGTCGCAGCTGCCGGTCAGAAAGGGCGTGAAGATCGCCTTCGAGCAGTGGAAGGCGAACCGGGAATCGGTGCGGGCTAAGAGGCAGAGGTAG
- a CDS encoding acyl-protein synthetase encodes MSETQSLSHRLTDEIVAIIEAGVDAELSEERFNDYCMQLFDLQYNSNAIFREFCDLKKVRPGDISRWQDVPMVYNDVFKTHLVASFPLEQSVMACLTGGTTSLTQRGRIFRDEDGKRLVFGANKMMTNSFLFPDFEEGKRCRILILAPSPEMAPSMGMAIGMDQTRQAFGTPDSMFLLGKTGIDVKNLLKALRESEASGVPVALIGATAAYVYFFQACRRKKITFKLPAGSRVCDGGGYRGRFGVVTRDDYYNMVDEILGVPRHFCVNVLGEAETATNLFDDALRRHIKGLPEKKLARPVPPWSRVLAMNIDDLSPLPDGEVGLLAHWDLANVPTVLAVITDNLGYTTDNGRSCEMVGRAKIENGKVSPLPDEERTMGPMGDSAIFRMLETYTNFSIDLKMRLAKDPKVAPSVREEIEARPGSVASCPQVVDEILVSQADKEAAELRDRSLGAFRDQTERPLDWYAEEAGKQKLVDHPAGLKSEKPATEKAPK; translated from the coding sequence ATGTCCGAAACACAGAGCCTGAGCCATCGTCTCACCGACGAAATCGTCGCCATCATCGAAGCCGGCGTGGACGCCGAGCTCAGCGAGGAGAGGTTCAACGACTACTGTATGCAGCTCTTCGACCTGCAGTACAACAGCAACGCCATCTTCCGCGAGTTCTGTGACCTGAAGAAGGTCCGCCCCGGCGACATCAGCCGCTGGCAGGACGTCCCCATGGTCTACAACGACGTGTTCAAGACCCACCTGGTGGCCTCGTTCCCGCTGGAGCAGTCGGTGATGGCCTGCCTGACCGGCGGCACCACGAGCCTCACCCAGCGCGGCCGCATCTTCCGCGACGAGGACGGCAAACGGCTGGTCTTCGGCGCCAACAAGATGATGACCAACTCCTTCCTGTTCCCGGACTTCGAAGAAGGGAAGCGCTGCCGCATCCTGATCCTGGCCCCGAGCCCCGAGATGGCCCCGTCCATGGGGATGGCGATCGGCATGGACCAGACCCGCCAGGCCTTCGGCACACCGGACAGCATGTTTCTTCTCGGCAAGACCGGCATCGACGTGAAGAACCTTTTGAAGGCGCTGCGCGAGTCCGAGGCGAGCGGCGTCCCGGTGGCGCTCATCGGTGCTACCGCCGCCTACGTCTACTTCTTCCAGGCCTGCCGCCGCAAGAAGATCACCTTCAAGCTCCCCGCCGGTAGTCGCGTCTGCGACGGCGGCGGCTACCGCGGCCGCTTCGGCGTCGTCACCCGCGACGACTATTACAACATGGTCGACGAGATCCTCGGCGTGCCGCGCCACTTCTGCGTCAACGTGTTGGGCGAGGCGGAGACCGCCACCAACCTCTTCGACGACGCGCTGCGCCGCCACATCAAGGGGCTTCCCGAGAAGAAGCTGGCCCGCCCGGTGCCGCCGTGGTCCCGCGTGCTGGCCATGAACATCGACGACCTCTCCCCGCTTCCCGACGGCGAGGTGGGGCTTCTCGCCCACTGGGACCTGGCCAACGTCCCCACGGTGCTGGCCGTCATCACCGACAACCTGGGCTATACCACCGACAACGGCAGGAGCTGCGAAATGGTCGGGCGCGCGAAGATCGAGAACGGCAAGGTCTCGCCGCTTCCCGATGAGGAGCGCACCATGGGCCCCATGGGGGACTCCGCCATCTTCCGCATGCTGGAGACCTACACCAACTTCTCCATCGACCTGAAGATGCGTCTGGCCAAGGATCCCAAGGTGGCCCCGAGCGTGCGCGAGGAGATCGAGGCAAGGCCCGGTTCCGTCGCCTCCTGCCCGCAGGTGGTGGACGAGATCCTCGTCTCGCAGGCGGACAAGGAAGCCGCCGAACTGCGTGACCGGTCGCTCGGCGCCTTCCGTGACCAGACCGAGCGTCCGCTGGACTGGTACGCCGAGGAGGCCGGCAAGCAGAAGCTGGTGGATCACCCGGCCGGGCTCAAGTCGGAGAAACCGGCAACGGAGAAAGCGCCGAAGTAG
- a CDS encoding B12-binding domain-containing radical SAM protein: protein MSIKRVALVTPPYHSGVVESAGTWLNVGFVYIAGSLRAAGYEVDYYDAMSLWHKWPEIEERLRAFAPDVVATTSFTASIAHALELTSLAKKINPQVVTVHGNVHATFCYDEILKAEHDTVDFVVRGEGEVTLVKLLDCLNAGGDPAAVPGLSFWRDGAVVSTPKAAPIQDLDSLPMAWDLVEWPIYRYRAKNNARLAIVSSSRGCMEKCSFCSQQLFWERSWRARSAENFVAELELLRDSYGVEVAMLSDEIPTFDRERWVRILDLMIERKVGVKLLMETRVDDVLRDADIMDKYREAGVEHIYVGVEAGDQETLDLFNKNTKVEQSKAAIDIINNADIVSETSFVLGMPDDTPESIARTIELAKHYNPDMAFFLAIAPWPYAELYPELEQYVATTDYRKYNLVEPVIKPKNMTLEALERELGKASQKFFMHKFQNLHQLSPWKQEFMLAVFDILINNSYLAGQMRAMMKQGGEMPPEVQALVRSVKGMQHGQDDAQSHPHTFAPIP, encoded by the coding sequence ATGAGCATAAAAAGAGTAGCCTTGGTCACGCCGCCGTATCACTCGGGTGTCGTCGAATCGGCGGGGACCTGGCTTAACGTCGGCTTCGTCTATATCGCCGGCTCGCTGCGTGCCGCGGGGTACGAGGTCGACTACTACGACGCCATGAGCCTGTGGCACAAGTGGCCCGAGATCGAGGAGCGCCTGCGCGCCTTCGCTCCCGACGTGGTCGCCACCACCTCATTCACCGCCTCCATCGCGCACGCCCTGGAGCTGACTTCGCTTGCCAAGAAGATCAACCCCCAGGTGGTCACAGTTCACGGCAACGTGCACGCCACCTTCTGCTACGACGAGATCCTGAAGGCCGAGCATGACACGGTCGACTTCGTGGTGCGCGGCGAGGGGGAGGTGACACTGGTCAAGCTCCTTGACTGTCTGAACGCCGGCGGCGATCCCGCCGCCGTGCCGGGGCTCTCCTTCTGGCGCGACGGCGCCGTGGTCTCGACACCCAAGGCAGCTCCGATCCAGGATCTCGACTCCCTTCCCATGGCGTGGGACCTGGTGGAGTGGCCCATCTACCGCTACCGCGCCAAGAACAACGCACGTCTCGCCATCGTCTCCTCGTCGCGCGGCTGCATGGAGAAGTGCTCCTTCTGCTCACAGCAGCTCTTCTGGGAGCGCTCCTGGCGCGCGAGGAGCGCGGAGAACTTCGTTGCCGAGCTCGAGCTTCTGCGCGACAGCTACGGCGTCGAGGTCGCCATGCTCTCCGACGAGATCCCGACCTTCGACCGGGAGCGCTGGGTGCGCATCCTGGACCTGATGATCGAGCGCAAGGTGGGCGTCAAGCTCCTCATGGAAACGCGGGTGGATGACGTCCTGCGTGACGCGGACATCATGGACAAGTACCGCGAGGCGGGGGTGGAGCACATCTACGTCGGCGTCGAGGCGGGGGACCAGGAAACCCTGGACCTCTTCAACAAGAACACCAAGGTGGAGCAGTCCAAGGCCGCCATCGACATCATCAACAACGCGGACATCGTCTCGGAGACCTCGTTCGTCCTGGGGATGCCGGACGACACGCCGGAGAGCATCGCGAGGACCATCGAACTCGCCAAGCACTACAACCCGGACATGGCCTTCTTCCTCGCCATCGCCCCCTGGCCCTACGCCGAGCTCTACCCCGAGCTTGAGCAGTACGTGGCGACCACCGACTACCGCAAGTACAACCTGGTCGAGCCGGTGATCAAGCCCAAGAACATGACGTTGGAGGCGCTGGAGCGCGAGCTGGGCAAGGCAAGCCAGAAGTTCTTCATGCACAAGTTCCAGAACCTGCACCAGCTCTCGCCGTGGAAGCAGGAGTTCATGCTGGCGGTGTTCGACATCCTGATCAACAACTCGTACCTGGCCGGCCAGATGCGGGCGATGATGAAGCAGGGTGGGGAGATGCCGCCCGAGGTGCAGGCGCTGGTCAGGAGCGTGAAGGGGATGCAGCACGGACAGGATGACGCGCAGTCGCACCCTCACACCTTCGCGCCGATCCCCTGA
- a CDS encoding response regulator — MNFLIVEDSEKTAEQLRKGLAEVSINSDVAADGLRGLAMAKEKDYDLMILDLMLPGIDGFEVVKRLRQAGKSTPVIMLTARDEVHDRICGLQSGADDYLVKPFSFGELCARIQALLRRGQVLQQDEVQVADLTVNFFARKATRAGKHLELTPKEFALLSMLSRRAGEVQTRLRIAEAVWNLGLDANLKIVDVKLAGLRAKVDGPFEKKLIHTVRGVGYVLEDRYE; from the coding sequence ATGAATTTCCTGATCGTTGAAGATTCGGAAAAAACCGCGGAACAGCTGCGGAAAGGGCTGGCTGAGGTCAGCATCAACTCCGACGTAGCCGCGGATGGCCTGCGCGGGCTCGCCATGGCCAAGGAGAAGGATTACGACCTGATGATCCTCGACCTCATGCTCCCGGGGATCGACGGGTTTGAGGTTGTTAAGAGGTTGCGCCAAGCGGGCAAGAGCACGCCCGTGATCATGCTCACCGCGCGCGACGAGGTGCACGACCGGATCTGCGGCCTGCAGTCCGGGGCCGACGACTACCTGGTCAAGCCGTTCTCCTTCGGCGAACTCTGTGCCCGGATCCAGGCGCTTTTGCGCCGGGGGCAGGTGCTGCAGCAGGACGAGGTGCAGGTGGCGGACCTGACGGTGAACTTCTTCGCGCGCAAGGCGACCCGTGCCGGGAAGCACCTGGAGCTGACCCCCAAGGAATTCGCGCTCCTCTCCATGCTGAGCCGCCGCGCCGGAGAGGTGCAGACGCGCCTGCGCATCGCGGAAGCGGTCTGGAACCTCGGTTTGGACGCCAACCTGAAGATCGTGGACGTGAAGCTGGCAGGGTTGCGGGCCAAGGTGGACGGTCCCTTCGAGAAGAAGCTGATCCACACGGTGCGCGGGGTCGGTTACGTGCTCGAGGACCGCTATGAGTGA
- a CDS encoding heavy metal sensor histidine kinase produces MSDTPSSPEETAGRRVRSIAHNLAVLYIVSIVIGFTMCALLLYFKLVQHIHDSGGEQLQAEITSVRALVGSPAGLNALKQMMDAEERGEDAGTNCILMRIVDRNGKVVVDCPTMRAVLPGSIFPSPGDTRAKRYSHNGGNYLLRSVKLTDPISEAGGWRLQIGIDLTEHDQLIRVYRTYLVLFGFGAFLFAIPSSYVVVRRGLKPLDEISGSIKTITGSRLNTRLDAAGFPVEMHPVIESVNGMMARLEDSFQRLSHYSGNLAHELRTPINNLMLSAEIALAHERSPQEYQEIISSSLTEYERLAAVIDKLLFLARADNEKNDLLFEKLDARTEVEEVIDYFLEEARAAGVSLVHRVDATFWGDRTLFRRALSNLISNALTYTPAGGEVTISASSGGNGEVDIAVADTGCGIYSEHLPFLFDRFYRVKSGSHHSGTGLGLAIVKAIMEMHNGDVSAWSRPGHGTTITLHFPQHPSLKSAPAAEG; encoded by the coding sequence ATGAGTGACACTCCCTCCTCCCCGGAGGAAACCGCGGGGCGCCGGGTCCGGTCGATTGCCCACAACCTGGCCGTTTTGTACATCGTTTCCATCGTGATCGGCTTCACGATGTGCGCCCTGCTCCTGTACTTCAAGCTGGTCCAGCATATCCACGATTCCGGTGGCGAGCAGTTGCAGGCGGAGATAACCTCGGTCCGCGCGCTGGTTGGAAGCCCTGCAGGTCTCAACGCCCTCAAACAGATGATGGATGCGGAAGAGCGGGGGGAGGATGCCGGCACCAACTGCATCCTGATGCGCATCGTGGACCGGAACGGGAAAGTCGTCGTGGATTGCCCCACCATGAGAGCCGTGCTGCCTGGCTCTATCTTTCCCTCCCCGGGCGACACCAGGGCAAAGAGATACAGTCACAACGGCGGCAACTATCTGCTAAGGAGCGTGAAGCTTACCGATCCCATATCCGAGGCCGGGGGATGGCGTCTGCAGATAGGGATAGACCTGACCGAACATGACCAGCTGATCAGAGTCTACCGGACCTATCTCGTTCTCTTTGGTTTCGGCGCCTTCCTCTTCGCGATCCCCAGTTCCTATGTCGTGGTCAGACGCGGGCTCAAGCCCCTGGATGAGATCAGCGGCTCGATCAAGACCATCACCGGCAGCCGGCTCAACACCAGGCTTGACGCGGCCGGCTTCCCCGTTGAGATGCACCCCGTCATAGAGTCGGTGAACGGCATGATGGCCCGGCTGGAGGATTCCTTCCAGAGGCTTTCGCACTACTCCGGCAACCTCGCCCACGAACTGCGCACCCCGATCAACAACCTGATGCTGTCGGCCGAAATCGCCCTTGCTCATGAGCGGAGCCCGCAGGAGTACCAGGAGATCATCTCCTCCAGCCTCACCGAGTACGAGCGGCTGGCGGCGGTGATCGACAAGCTGCTCTTTCTGGCACGGGCAGACAACGAGAAGAACGACCTGCTGTTCGAGAAACTGGACGCGAGAACCGAGGTCGAGGAGGTGATCGACTACTTCTTGGAAGAAGCGCGTGCAGCGGGGGTTTCCCTTGTACACCGCGTCGACGCCACCTTTTGGGGGGACCGGACCCTGTTCCGTCGCGCCCTCAGCAACCTGATCAGCAACGCCCTCACCTACACCCCGGCCGGAGGGGAGGTTACCATTTCCGCCTCCAGCGGAGGCAACGGGGAGGTCGACATCGCCGTGGCCGACACCGGCTGTGGCATCTACTCCGAGCATCTCCCCTTTCTTTTTGACCGGTTTTACCGCGTGAAGTCGGGCTCGCATCACAGTGGCACCGGCCTTGGCCTCGCCATAGTGAAAGCGATCATGGAGATGCACAACGGCGACGTCTCCGCCTGGAGCCGGCCCGGGCACGGGACCACCATCACCTTGCATTTCCCGCAGCACCCCTCCTTGAAATCCGCGCCCGCGGCGGAAGGGTGA